From a single Miscanthus floridulus cultivar M001 chromosome 8, ASM1932011v1, whole genome shotgun sequence genomic region:
- the LOC136469592 gene encoding uncharacterized protein → MPPSIVQNASTVTAGQEQAWRHDNVADSGIMDYLGTAREAGRRSLRRRRAGVGAGCGTPGASRGSLRRWSRPPGAHRAGADGSGRGVGLPGRGRRRASAAARKASRIAGTARGRPTWTREAGEGTGRRPTGVPAAGRAQERLGRVWAGGAGAAVGGRENSDVGWCGRAAGPADGVVCARPAVWCA, encoded by the exons ATGCCGCCATCCATCGTGCAAAATGCGTCGACGGTGACGGCGGGCCAGGAACAAGCATGGCGACATGACAATGTTGCTGACAGTGGCATAAT GGATTACCTAGGTACTGCGCGGGAGGCCGGGCGccggagcctgcgtcgtcggcgcgcgggggtgggcgccgggtgcgggacgccgggggccaGCCGCGGGAGCCTACGTCGCTGGAGCCGGCCGCCGGGCGCGCACAGGGCTGGAGCGGACGGCAGCGGTCGCGGCGTTGGGCTTCCGGGGCGCGGGCGGCGTCGAGCTTCCGCGGCGGCGCGGAAGGCCAGCAGGATCGCGGGGACAGCGCGCGGCAGGCCGACGTGGACGCGCGAGGCCGGAGAGGGCACCGGGCGCCGGCCAACAGGGGTGCCGGCCGCCGGGCGCGCGCAGGAACGGCTGGGACGGGTGTGGGCGGGCGGCGCCGGGGCTGCTGTGGGCGGGCGCGAGAACAGCGACGTcggctggtgtgggcgggcggcGGGGCCTGCCGACGGTGTGGTGTGCGCGAGACCGGCGGTGTGGTGTGCGTGA